A single genomic interval of Arthrobacter sp. NicSoilB8 harbors:
- the rpmF gene encoding 50S ribosomal protein L32, giving the protein MAVPKRKMSRSNTRARRSQWKATAPHLVKTVENGQVVYSLPHQAKVVTDSAGTALFLEYKGRKVADV; this is encoded by the coding sequence GTGGCTGTTCCCAAGCGGAAAATGTCTCGCTCGAATACCCGCGCCCGCCGCTCCCAGTGGAAGGCAACTGCCCCCCACCTGGTGAAGACCGTAGAGAACGGCCAGGTTGTTTACAGCCTGCCGCACCAGGCAAAGGTCGTTACCGACTCGGCTGGCACTGCGCTGTTCCTTGAGTACAAGGGCCGCAAGGTCGCAGACGTCTAA
- the coaD gene encoding pantetheine-phosphate adenylyltransferase yields MRRAVCPGSFDPIHNGHLEVIARAAGLFDEVIVAVSTNYAKKYRFSLEDRIDMARETFASLRGIVVEPVGEGLLAEYCRQRGVSAIVKGLRSSSDFDYELPMATMNRQLTGVETVFLPAESHYLHLSSTLIKEVFSLGGDVSDFVPRSVLKRLGPGEPVQNHVRKV; encoded by the coding sequence ATGAGACGCGCTGTATGCCCTGGCTCCTTTGACCCCATTCACAATGGACACCTCGAAGTCATTGCGCGTGCCGCGGGCCTCTTCGACGAGGTGATCGTGGCCGTGTCCACCAACTACGCCAAGAAGTACCGCTTCAGCCTTGAGGACCGGATCGACATGGCCAGGGAAACGTTCGCGTCATTGCGCGGCATAGTGGTCGAACCCGTGGGGGAGGGGCTCCTGGCCGAGTACTGCCGGCAGCGCGGCGTCTCCGCAATCGTCAAGGGCCTGCGGTCCTCCTCGGACTTCGACTACGAACTGCCGATGGCCACGATGAACCGGCAGCTGACCGGCGTCGAGACGGTGTTCCTCCCGGCGGAAAGCCACTACCTGCACCTGTCCTCCACCCTCATCAAAGAAGTCTTCTCCCTGGGCGGGGATGTCTCGGATTTTGTTCCCCGGTCCGTGCTGAAACGGCTGGGTCCGGGCGAGCCGGTCCAGAACCACGTGCGCAAAGTGTAA
- a CDS encoding SDR family NAD(P)-dependent oxidoreductase: MSASSKRFVLPFSVLPFSAQPVTSQPFSVDGGVVLVTGAAMGMGRLYALRAAREGAAVVILWDVDADALAGTAAEVAALGARAVPRTVDLADRTAIADAALEARAEGPLALLVNNAGIVRGAYFWDHAPDRDIALTMEINALAPMYVTLAFLPDMMADAGRPRRILNVASAAGTVSNPRMSVYAASKWAVIGWSDSLRLELEHQGYGHVKVTTFCPSYISTGMFAGARGPLLTPLMTPEDAVDRAWRATLAGQPQLIAPAMAKLGKVLKGILPVRAWDFVGGKVFGIYSTMDRFTGRDEKAATR; encoded by the coding sequence ATGTCAGCATCGAGCAAGCGCTTCGTCCTGCCTTTCAGCGTCCTGCCTTTCAGCGCCCAGCCCGTCACCTCGCAGCCCTTCAGCGTAGACGGCGGCGTGGTCCTGGTCACCGGCGCCGCCATGGGCATGGGCCGGCTGTACGCGCTCCGCGCCGCCAGGGAAGGCGCCGCGGTGGTGATCCTTTGGGATGTCGACGCCGATGCCCTGGCCGGCACTGCCGCTGAAGTGGCGGCCCTCGGCGCCCGCGCCGTCCCCCGGACGGTGGACCTGGCAGACCGAACGGCCATCGCCGACGCGGCGCTCGAAGCCCGCGCGGAGGGGCCGCTGGCGCTGCTGGTGAACAACGCCGGAATCGTCCGCGGCGCATACTTCTGGGACCACGCCCCGGACCGCGACATCGCCCTGACCATGGAGATCAACGCCCTGGCCCCCATGTATGTCACCCTCGCGTTCCTGCCGGACATGATGGCCGACGCCGGCCGGCCGCGCCGGATCCTCAATGTCGCGTCCGCCGCCGGCACGGTCTCGAATCCGCGGATGAGCGTTTACGCGGCCTCCAAATGGGCGGTCATCGGCTGGAGCGATTCCCTCCGGCTCGAACTTGAGCACCAGGGCTACGGCCACGTGAAAGTCACCACGTTCTGCCCCAGCTACATCTCTACGGGCATGTTCGCGGGAGCCCGCGGCCCGCTGCTGACCCCGCTCATGACCCCCGAGGACGCCGTGGACCGGGCCTGGCGGGCAACCCTCGCCGGGCAGCCGCAGCTGATTGCCCCGGCAATGGCCAAGCTGGGCAAGGTGCTCAAGGGCATCCTGCCGGTGCGGGCCTGGGACTTCGTGGGCGGGAAGGTTTTTGGGATCTATTCCACGATGGACCGGTTCACCGGCAGGGACGAGAAGGCGGCCACCCGATGA
- a CDS encoding aminotransferase class I/II-fold pyridoxal phosphate-dependent enzyme: MNSRMPLPWQRAATGANLLSPDGSLGVTIFEEMTTLALSTGAINLGQGFPDEDGPVEIKEAAQAAIAAGANQYAPGKGILPLREAIAVHQQRFYGLAPDPQTEIIVTTGATEAIAAALLALVGPGDEVLTFEPFYDSYGAIIGLSGATHVTAPLLAPDFMPDLAALEAAFSPRTKVVLINNPHNPTGAVFPREVLQRVVELARKHDAVIVTDEVYEHLTFGVRHIPMATLPGAAERTLTISSAGKTFSFTGWKIGWLSGPEHLVAAARTVKQFLSYSSGTPFQAAIAVGLGLPDEFYTGIADTLRYKRDILSEGLRAAGLDVLTPQGTYFVNVDTSPLGITDSVELARRLPALVGVAAIPVPVFCHADGAERTRSLLRFAFCKQLYVLEEAAERLATLRDRL; encoded by the coding sequence ATGAACTCCCGAATGCCGCTGCCGTGGCAGCGCGCCGCGACCGGCGCCAATCTGCTCTCCCCCGACGGTTCCCTCGGCGTCACGATTTTCGAGGAGATGACCACCCTGGCCCTCAGCACGGGCGCCATCAACCTCGGCCAGGGCTTCCCGGACGAGGACGGCCCCGTGGAGATCAAGGAGGCCGCCCAGGCCGCCATCGCCGCCGGAGCCAACCAGTACGCGCCCGGCAAGGGCATCCTGCCGCTGCGGGAGGCGATCGCGGTCCACCAGCAGCGGTTCTACGGGCTGGCTCCCGATCCGCAGACCGAGATCATCGTCACCACCGGCGCCACCGAGGCAATCGCCGCCGCGCTGCTTGCACTGGTGGGCCCGGGAGACGAGGTGCTCACGTTCGAGCCGTTCTACGACTCCTACGGCGCCATCATCGGGCTCTCCGGCGCCACACACGTCACGGCCCCGCTCCTGGCCCCGGATTTCATGCCGGACCTCGCCGCGCTCGAGGCCGCCTTCAGCCCGCGCACCAAGGTGGTGCTGATCAACAACCCGCACAACCCCACCGGCGCGGTGTTCCCCCGCGAGGTGCTTCAGCGCGTCGTCGAACTCGCCCGGAAGCACGACGCCGTCATCGTCACCGACGAAGTGTACGAGCACCTGACCTTTGGGGTGCGGCACATCCCGATGGCCACCCTGCCCGGCGCGGCGGAGCGCACGCTGACCATTTCCTCGGCCGGCAAGACCTTCTCCTTTACCGGCTGGAAGATCGGCTGGCTGTCCGGACCGGAGCATCTCGTGGCCGCCGCCCGGACCGTCAAGCAGTTCCTGAGCTACAGTTCCGGCACGCCGTTCCAGGCCGCGATCGCGGTGGGGCTGGGCCTTCCGGACGAGTTCTACACCGGCATTGCCGACACCCTCCGGTACAAGCGGGACATCCTCAGCGAGGGACTCCGCGCGGCCGGCCTCGACGTCCTGACGCCGCAGGGGACCTACTTCGTCAACGTGGACACCTCGCCGCTGGGGATCACCGATTCCGTGGAGCTGGCCCGCAGGCTCCCGGCCCTCGTGGGCGTCGCCGCGATCCCGGTGCCGGTGTTCTGCCACGCCGACGGCGCCGAGCGCACCCGCAGCCTGCTGCGCTTCGCCTTCTGCAAGCAGCTGTACGTGCTCGAGGAGGCCGCCGAGCGGCTGGCGACCTTGCGCGACAGGCTGTGA
- a CDS encoding NAD-dependent epimerase/dehydratase family protein, translating into MKVLVTGASGLLGRVVAGILVRQGHAVTTFQRRPAGVDGAADLTGSVTDRDAVRRAVAGADGVIHLAAKVSFTGRTADFNEVNVEGTRVLLRAAREAGVRDVVYVSSPSVANSGAAIAGLGAEAADPARAHGDYSRTKAEAELLALAADSPGFRVAAVRPHVVWGPGDTQLVERVLERAGRGRLPLLDAGAALIDTTYVDNAASAIVAALHRMEHIHGRALVITNGEPRPVGELLAGICAAGGVPAPSWRVPGRLARAAGSVVEKVWGLSGRTDEPPMTRFLAEQLSTAHWFDQRETRELLNWTPAVSLDDGLARLAEHYRSLRAAG; encoded by the coding sequence GTGAAGGTCCTCGTCACCGGCGCAAGCGGCCTGCTCGGCCGTGTTGTGGCCGGGATCCTGGTGCGTCAAGGCCACGCCGTCACCACCTTCCAGCGCCGTCCCGCGGGCGTCGACGGCGCCGCGGACCTCACCGGGTCTGTCACGGACCGGGACGCCGTCCGTCGCGCCGTCGCCGGGGCCGATGGCGTCATCCACCTGGCGGCAAAGGTATCCTTCACCGGCCGCACCGCGGATTTCAACGAAGTGAATGTCGAAGGCACGCGAGTCCTGCTCCGTGCGGCCCGCGAGGCCGGCGTGCGGGATGTGGTGTACGTCTCCTCCCCGTCCGTGGCCAACTCCGGGGCCGCCATCGCCGGACTGGGCGCCGAGGCGGCGGACCCGGCCCGCGCGCACGGCGACTATTCCCGCACCAAGGCCGAGGCCGAGCTGCTGGCGCTGGCCGCGGACTCGCCCGGATTCCGGGTCGCGGCGGTTCGCCCGCACGTCGTCTGGGGCCCGGGCGATACGCAACTGGTGGAACGGGTGCTGGAACGTGCCGGCCGCGGCCGTCTGCCGCTGCTCGACGCCGGGGCGGCCCTGATCGACACCACCTATGTGGACAACGCCGCCTCGGCCATCGTGGCCGCGCTCCACCGGATGGAACACATTCACGGCCGGGCGCTGGTCATCACCAACGGCGAACCCCGCCCGGTCGGCGAGCTGTTGGCGGGCATCTGCGCCGCGGGCGGCGTCCCCGCACCGTCGTGGCGGGTGCCGGGCAGGCTCGCGCGGGCAGCCGGATCAGTGGTTGAAAAGGTCTGGGGCCTTTCCGGCCGGACCGACGAGCCGCCGATGACCAGGTTCCTCGCCGAACAGCTCTCCACCGCCCACTGGTTCGACCAGCGCGAGACCCGCGAGCTCCTCAACTGGACCCCCGCCGTTTCACTCGACGACGGCCTGGCGAGGCTGGCCGAGCACTACCGCTCACTTCGAGCGGCAGGCTGA
- the rnc gene encoding ribonuclease III: MSSTEELLKRLGVTIDAGTLRLALTHRSYAYENGGIPTNERLEFLGDSILGFSVTDALYRDNPTLPEGDLAKRRSAVVSTRALAGIGRSIGLGDYIYLGQGEKLTEGKNKASILADTMEALIGATYLSNDIETARQLVMRLIGPLLKDAAALGAGTDWKTSIQELAASRQLGTINYAVEGSGPDHARTFEAVLRIGGTDYGTGTGNSKKEAEQEAAADAWRRLTAPAAPAPAPEPQQLQTQTGS, from the coding sequence ATGTCTTCAACTGAAGAGCTTCTGAAGCGTCTCGGTGTCACTATTGACGCCGGGACGCTTCGTCTTGCGCTCACACACCGTTCCTATGCCTACGAAAACGGCGGCATTCCCACCAACGAACGGCTCGAGTTCCTGGGCGACTCCATCCTGGGGTTCTCCGTTACTGACGCGCTGTACCGTGACAACCCCACGCTGCCCGAAGGCGATTTGGCCAAGCGCCGTTCCGCCGTGGTCAGCACCCGGGCGCTGGCCGGCATCGGCCGCAGCATCGGGCTGGGCGACTACATCTACCTCGGACAGGGCGAGAAGCTCACCGAGGGCAAGAACAAGGCCTCCATCCTCGCGGACACCATGGAGGCCCTGATCGGCGCCACCTACCTCTCCAACGACATCGAGACGGCCCGGCAGCTGGTCATGCGGCTGATCGGCCCGCTCCTGAAGGACGCAGCCGCCCTGGGCGCCGGAACGGACTGGAAGACTTCCATCCAGGAGCTGGCGGCCAGCCGGCAGCTCGGGACCATCAACTATGCGGTCGAAGGCTCCGGACCGGACCACGCCCGGACGTTCGAGGCCGTGCTGCGCATCGGCGGCACGGACTACGGCACCGGCACCGGAAACTCCAAAAAGGAAGCCGAGCAGGAAGCCGCCGCCGATGCATGGCGCCGGCTGACCGCCCCGGCCGCGCCAGCTCCGGCTCCCGAGCCGCAGCAGCTGCAGACCCAGACCGGCAGCTAG
- the mutM gene encoding bifunctional DNA-formamidopyrimidine glycosylase/DNA-(apurinic or apyrimidinic site) lyase, producing the protein MPELPEVEVVRRGLVSWVRGRTITSVDVLDPRSLRRHALGPEDFAGNLEGARVLDVVRRGKFLWMPLADTPAASGNPDSSAAPVPAVALMAHLGMSGQLLMQDPGVPDEKHLKVRLRLSPAAGMPEQLRFVDQRIFGGLFLTSLIPTDDGGPGGLAETPLPLIAEEAAHIARDPLDPNFSFDVFYRRLRARKTGLKRALLDQGLVSGIGNIYADEALWKAQLHYARPTDTLRRADALRVLDAARAVMTDALAAGGTSFDSLYVNVNGASGYFDRSLNAYGREGLECKRCAAAGRVGLLKREQFMNRSSYTCPVCQPRPRNGRW; encoded by the coding sequence TTGCCTGAACTGCCCGAAGTCGAGGTGGTGCGGCGCGGGCTCGTGAGCTGGGTCCGGGGCCGGACCATCACCTCCGTCGACGTGCTGGACCCGCGCTCCTTGCGCCGCCATGCCCTGGGCCCGGAGGACTTCGCCGGCAACCTCGAAGGCGCGCGGGTCCTGGACGTGGTCCGCCGCGGCAAATTCCTGTGGATGCCGCTGGCGGACACGCCCGCCGCGTCCGGAAACCCGGACTCATCCGCGGCGCCCGTCCCCGCCGTCGCGCTCATGGCCCACCTGGGCATGTCCGGGCAGCTGCTGATGCAGGACCCCGGCGTTCCGGACGAAAAGCACCTGAAGGTCCGGCTCCGGCTCAGCCCCGCCGCGGGCATGCCGGAGCAGCTCCGGTTCGTGGACCAGCGCATCTTCGGCGGGCTGTTCCTGACCTCGCTGATCCCCACGGACGACGGCGGCCCCGGCGGCCTCGCCGAAACGCCGCTGCCGCTCATCGCCGAGGAAGCCGCCCACATTGCCCGGGACCCGCTGGATCCCAACTTTTCCTTTGACGTGTTCTACCGGCGCCTGCGGGCGCGCAAGACCGGGCTCAAACGGGCGCTGCTGGATCAGGGCCTGGTCTCCGGGATCGGAAACATCTACGCGGACGAGGCCCTCTGGAAGGCGCAGCTGCACTATGCCCGGCCCACCGACACCTTGCGCCGTGCCGACGCACTCCGGGTGCTCGACGCCGCCCGGGCGGTCATGACAGACGCCCTGGCCGCCGGCGGCACCAGCTTCGATTCGCTCTACGTCAACGTCAACGGCGCGTCCGGGTACTTCGACCGCTCCCTCAACGCCTACGGCCGCGAAGGCCTGGAGTGCAAGCGCTGCGCCGCCGCCGGCCGGGTGGGCCTGCTGAAGCGGGAACAGTTCATGAACCGCTCCTCCTATACCTGCCCCGTCTGCCAGCCCAGGCCCCGCAACGGCCGCTGGTAA
- a CDS encoding alpha/beta fold hydrolase: MVAADWPGVDPEWSREIDVASTSAADEPGTVRRWHLLDNGAQLTRRGLAPAGTLLCVHGNPTWSYLWRTLLAAGSDPAHPWRVVAVDQLDMGFSERTGTFRRLTDRINDLGDLTAALKLDGPVVTVGHDWGGVISLGWAVAHPQQLAGVVLTNTAVHQPSGAHLPPALRLALHPAVHRWGTTTSDTFLRVTHSLARPPLAEDVRGAYMAPYRGAGRRAGVGNFVADIPAGPSHPSFPALSRVAEGVRGLKVPALMLWGPRDPIFSDRYLKDLIGRLPDAKVHRFEGAGHLVAEDRDLAGPIFEWLAERGGDSGSGLQRTVATDDPADPPTLKAAAGPLEPGNEDPPLWAPLTGLAAGPSGGDTAVAEMGPDGSIARSLSWQELDQSIAALAAGLKDAGVGHRSRVSLMVPPGVDLTVVLYACLRLGAVVVVADAGLGTRGLSRAVKGATPDFLIGIDRALAAAAVLGWSGRRISVRDLPAARRRVLGVETSLAALARRGARVRPEPPSPVPGQGQGPGQGPGGSQRQGQSPAPDAPAAVLFTSGSTGPAKGVLYTHRQLAAMRDTVAATLGIRPGARLVAGFAPFALLGPALGAVSVTPAMDVTVPRTLTARALGNAAAAIDATVVFASPAALRNVLATQGGLGGAGHEALGRVKLLLSAGAPVPAALLAQVQRLLPRASLHTPYGMTEALPVTDISLEQIGAAEADAAAGTVAGAGNGVCVGRPVHGARVAVIPLAADGSAPGNHPVTAAGLTGEILVSAPHVKETYDRLWLTQRDSVRTAGWHRTGDVGHFDAAGRLWVEGRLAHVVTAPGAVVTPVGAEQAIERLEGLGLAAVVGVGPSGTQAVVAVVETVPPARRAGPATPQLAGRVRDAARQAGVSVSAVLVVPSQPTDIRHNAKIDRTRLSRWASAVLAGGRPGTP, encoded by the coding sequence TTGGTAGCCGCCGACTGGCCCGGCGTCGACCCCGAATGGTCGCGCGAAATCGATGTGGCGTCCACCTCCGCCGCGGATGAGCCCGGAACCGTGCGCCGCTGGCACCTGCTCGACAACGGTGCCCAGCTCACGCGCCGCGGCCTGGCTCCTGCCGGCACCCTGCTGTGCGTGCACGGCAACCCGACGTGGTCCTACCTGTGGCGGACCCTGCTGGCCGCCGGATCCGACCCCGCTCATCCGTGGCGCGTGGTGGCGGTGGACCAGCTGGATATGGGCTTCTCCGAGCGCACCGGCACGTTCCGGCGCCTGACGGACCGGATCAACGACCTGGGCGACCTCACCGCCGCGCTAAAACTGGACGGGCCGGTGGTCACCGTCGGACACGACTGGGGTGGCGTGATCAGCCTCGGCTGGGCCGTGGCGCATCCGCAGCAGCTCGCCGGGGTGGTACTGACCAACACCGCTGTCCACCAGCCCTCCGGCGCGCACCTCCCGCCAGCGCTGCGGCTTGCCCTGCACCCGGCCGTGCATCGTTGGGGAACGACGACGTCGGACACCTTCCTTCGGGTGACGCATTCCCTGGCCCGCCCGCCGCTGGCCGAGGATGTCCGCGGTGCCTACATGGCCCCTTACCGGGGCGCCGGCCGCCGCGCCGGCGTGGGGAACTTCGTAGCTGACATTCCCGCCGGCCCGTCCCATCCCAGCTTCCCGGCGCTCAGCCGAGTCGCCGAAGGGGTGCGCGGGCTGAAGGTTCCGGCCCTGATGCTTTGGGGGCCGCGGGATCCGATCTTTTCCGACCGGTACCTCAAGGACCTCATCGGCCGGCTGCCCGACGCGAAAGTTCACCGCTTCGAGGGTGCCGGCCACCTCGTCGCGGAAGACCGCGACCTCGCCGGCCCCATCTTCGAGTGGCTTGCCGAACGCGGCGGGGACAGCGGATCCGGCCTTCAACGGACGGTCGCGACCGATGACCCGGCCGACCCCCCGACGCTGAAGGCCGCTGCCGGGCCCCTGGAGCCCGGCAACGAGGACCCGCCCCTTTGGGCGCCTCTCACCGGGCTGGCGGCGGGACCCTCCGGTGGGGACACCGCCGTCGCGGAAATGGGCCCGGACGGCAGCATCGCCCGCTCGCTCAGCTGGCAGGAGCTGGACCAAAGCATCGCCGCCCTCGCGGCGGGCCTGAAGGACGCCGGTGTGGGGCACCGCAGCCGGGTGAGCCTGATGGTCCCGCCGGGCGTGGACCTGACCGTGGTCCTCTATGCCTGCCTGCGGCTCGGCGCTGTGGTCGTGGTGGCCGACGCCGGCCTCGGCACCCGCGGCCTGAGCCGCGCCGTGAAGGGCGCCACCCCGGATTTCCTCATCGGCATCGACAGGGCGCTGGCGGCTGCCGCGGTACTCGGCTGGTCGGGTCGGCGCATCAGTGTGCGGGATCTGCCGGCTGCCCGCCGCCGCGTCCTCGGCGTCGAAACCTCCCTCGCCGCGCTCGCCCGCCGGGGAGCCCGGGTCCGCCCGGAGCCGCCGTCGCCGGTTCCGGGACAGGGCCAGGGACCGGGCCAGGGACCGGGCGGGAGCCAACGCCAAGGCCAGTCCCCGGCCCCGGACGCCCCGGCCGCCGTGCTCTTCACCTCCGGCTCCACCGGCCCGGCCAAGGGCGTGCTGTATACGCACCGGCAGCTGGCCGCGATGCGCGATACCGTGGCCGCGACGCTGGGCATCCGCCCGGGCGCGCGCCTGGTGGCAGGCTTCGCGCCCTTCGCCCTGCTGGGACCGGCGCTCGGAGCAGTCTCGGTGACGCCCGCCATGGACGTCACCGTGCCCCGCACCCTGACGGCCCGCGCGCTCGGGAACGCCGCCGCGGCCATCGACGCCACCGTGGTCTTCGCCTCGCCCGCGGCGCTGCGCAACGTCCTTGCGACCCAGGGCGGCCTGGGCGGGGCCGGGCACGAGGCCCTGGGGCGGGTGAAGCTGCTGCTCTCCGCCGGCGCACCCGTCCCCGCAGCCCTGCTCGCGCAAGTGCAGCGGTTGCTGCCCCGGGCCTCGCTGCACACCCCGTACGGGATGACCGAGGCCCTGCCCGTCACCGACATCAGCCTCGAACAGATCGGCGCCGCCGAGGCCGACGCCGCCGCCGGCACCGTGGCAGGGGCCGGCAACGGCGTATGCGTGGGCCGGCCGGTGCACGGCGCCCGGGTGGCCGTCATCCCGCTCGCCGCGGACGGCTCCGCGCCCGGGAACCATCCCGTCACGGCGGCGGGATTGACCGGGGAGATCCTCGTCAGCGCCCCGCATGTGAAGGAAACTTACGACAGGCTCTGGCTCACCCAGCGGGACAGCGTCCGCACGGCAGGATGGCACCGCACCGGCGACGTCGGGCACTTCGACGCCGCCGGACGGCTCTGGGTGGAAGGCCGCCTCGCCCACGTCGTGACCGCGCCCGGTGCTGTGGTGACGCCCGTCGGCGCCGAGCAGGCCATCGAGCGCCTGGAAGGCCTCGGACTGGCCGCCGTCGTCGGGGTCGGCCCCTCCGGGACGCAGGCCGTCGTCGCCGTCGTCGAAACCGTTCCGCCGGCGCGCCGGGCCGGCCCCGCGACGCCGCAGCTCGCCGGGCGCGTGCGTGATGCGGCCCGCCAGGCAGGCGTCAGCGTCTCGGCCGTGCTCGTCGTGCCCTCCCAGCCGACCGACATCCGCCACAACGCCAAGATCGACAGGACCCGGCTGTCCCGGTGGGCTTCCGCGGTGCTGGCCGGCGGCCGTCCGGGCACGCCGTGA
- a CDS encoding MFS transporter: MYISMADRTGGKKDTDTAASPSVSDTAFRLSPVILWLGIVSMATDISSESVAAILPLYVTGFLGLSTIAFGFIDGLNQGASAIVRIAAGWASDRTGHPKRVAVAGYGLSMLARVGLLFAGGFVSLIGIIAGDRIGKGIRTAPRDALISAVAQPQYLARSFGVHRMLDNIGAATGPLLAFLILLLIPNGFHTVFVVSLAFAVLGVAALFLVVPDVRTPRAAKQSKRARPAFTWSQLKDPGLTRLLVTAGLLALLTVGDGFIYLVLQARDSFAVQWFPLLYVGTNVVYLVLAVPLGRLADRWGRVRVFLGGHLALLACYLLAAAPFGGLGMTLACLVLLGLFYAATDGVLAALASRLVSPEKVATGIGAAQTVVALCRMAASAGFGILWFAIGAAPAMLAAAVALAAALAATALLMRNSKERTSEERTSTEGTAEDRSSQEHSSQEQGTGA, translated from the coding sequence ATGTACATCTCGATGGCTGATCGGACCGGTGGCAAGAAGGACACCGACACCGCAGCTTCCCCGTCGGTTTCAGACACGGCCTTCCGGTTGTCGCCCGTCATCCTCTGGCTTGGGATCGTCAGCATGGCCACCGACATTTCGTCCGAATCCGTGGCGGCGATCCTCCCGTTGTATGTCACCGGGTTCCTGGGGCTCTCCACGATCGCCTTCGGGTTCATCGACGGCCTGAACCAGGGCGCCAGCGCGATCGTGCGCATTGCCGCCGGCTGGGCCTCCGACCGCACCGGACACCCGAAGCGGGTCGCCGTGGCCGGCTACGGGCTGTCCATGCTGGCACGCGTCGGCCTCCTGTTCGCCGGCGGATTCGTCTCGCTCATCGGGATCATCGCCGGCGACCGCATCGGCAAGGGCATCCGCACCGCGCCGCGGGACGCCCTGATCTCCGCTGTTGCCCAGCCGCAATACCTCGCCAGATCCTTCGGTGTGCACCGCATGCTGGACAACATCGGTGCCGCCACAGGCCCGCTCCTGGCGTTCCTGATCCTCCTGCTGATCCCGAACGGGTTCCATACCGTCTTTGTGGTTTCGCTGGCCTTCGCCGTACTCGGTGTGGCGGCGCTGTTCCTGGTGGTGCCGGATGTGAGGACGCCGCGTGCGGCGAAACAATCCAAACGCGCGCGCCCGGCCTTCACCTGGAGCCAACTGAAGGACCCCGGACTCACCCGGCTGCTCGTGACGGCAGGACTGCTGGCCTTGCTGACTGTCGGGGACGGCTTCATCTACCTCGTCCTCCAGGCCCGGGATTCGTTCGCCGTGCAATGGTTCCCATTGCTCTACGTCGGAACCAACGTCGTCTATCTCGTCCTCGCGGTTCCGCTGGGACGGCTCGCGGACCGCTGGGGCCGGGTCAGGGTATTCCTGGGCGGCCACCTGGCCCTGCTGGCGTGCTACCTGCTGGCGGCGGCTCCCTTCGGCGGGCTGGGCATGACACTGGCATGCCTGGTGCTGCTGGGACTTTTCTACGCCGCCACCGACGGCGTGCTGGCCGCGCTGGCCAGCCGGCTGGTCAGCCCCGAAAAGGTGGCCACCGGCATCGGGGCCGCCCAGACTGTCGTGGCGCTGTGCCGCATGGCGGCATCCGCTGGTTTCGGCATCCTCTGGTTCGCGATCGGTGCCGCACCCGCCATGCTGGCGGCCGCCGTCGCGCTGGCCGCCGCCCTGGCGGCCACGGCCTTGTTGATGCGCAACTCGAAAGAACGCACTTCGGAAGAACGCACTTCGACCGAAGGCACCGCGGAAGACCGCAGCTCGCAGGAACACAGCTCACAAGAACAGGGCACCGGCGCATGA
- a CDS encoding YceD family protein, translating to MAFDVKDLGRSPGSMRTLTEHVPAPSDLGVALIGVQEGSDVELDLRLEAVHEGILVSGTALVEVTGECGRCLDPLAYDLEVNVQELFFYEDAVFSDEEDEEEQRRVEHDLIDLEPVLRDAVVTMLPFQPVCREDCQGLCSECGVRLEDEPGHHHEIVDPRWAALADLAKPDRQN from the coding sequence CTGGCGTTCGACGTCAAGGACCTCGGACGCAGTCCGGGAAGCATGCGGACGCTGACGGAACATGTACCCGCGCCAAGTGATCTTGGTGTGGCGCTCATTGGCGTGCAGGAAGGCTCGGATGTCGAGCTGGATCTGCGGCTGGAGGCCGTACACGAAGGAATTCTGGTATCAGGAACCGCGCTCGTCGAAGTTACTGGCGAATGCGGCCGATGCCTGGATCCCCTTGCGTATGACCTTGAGGTCAATGTGCAAGAACTTTTCTTTTATGAGGACGCTGTGTTCTCGGACGAAGAAGACGAAGAAGAGCAACGTCGAGTCGAGCACGATCTAATCGATCTTGAGCCGGTGTTGCGGGACGCAGTTGTAACCATGCTGCCGTTCCAGCCGGTGTGCCGGGAAGACTGCCAGGGCCTTTGCTCCGAATGTGGAGTACGCCTGGAAGACGAGCCGGGGCATCACCACGAGATCGTAGATCCTCGGTGGGCCGCCCTGGCTGACTTGGCTAAGCCTGACCGGCAAAACTGA